A genome region from Mycobacterium florentinum includes the following:
- a CDS encoding PPE family protein, SVP subgroup, whose amino-acid sequence MDYALLPPEVNSARIYAGPGSGPMLAAASAWDTLAAELHSTASSYQAAVTELTSGPWLGPAAATMAAAAAPYVAWMRAAAERAEQTGRRAIAAAAAYEAAFAETVPPPVVAANRSLLAALVATNLLGQNTTAIATTEAQYGEMWAQDTGAMQSYASTSASATTLAPFDSPSPSTRTDGPADQAAAVAQATGSTAGDAQRGVSSAQQAFSAVPNALINLASPQDAFGFGGRDLLGLLADLSAVFLDPEIGAAGFAADTSLGTTALPYDVGGYWTGVHTDDIVSGWAGVQPWPGNAPAPPTSFPIINEPASTVSGQFRHAPSVGRLSVPPAWVSAAPELRAMATALPAATVGAAAQATGSSAGSLFSQMALASMAGRAMAGTTGGGGARFQERIGMAAPKAKDAPPAEPVDVPPTPMGGPITSIAAELRELASLRDAGILTQDEFVEQKQRLLPRDP is encoded by the coding sequence GTGGATTACGCACTTCTGCCACCGGAGGTCAACTCCGCGCGCATCTATGCCGGGCCTGGCTCCGGACCGATGCTGGCAGCTGCGTCCGCGTGGGACACGCTTGCTGCCGAGCTGCATTCGACAGCAAGCTCGTATCAGGCAGCAGTCACCGAGCTGACTTCCGGACCTTGGCTGGGCCCGGCGGCGGCGACCATGGCCGCGGCCGCCGCCCCGTATGTGGCCTGGATGCGTGCCGCGGCCGAGCGGGCCGAGCAGACGGGCAGACGGGCCATCGCGGCGGCCGCCGCCTACGAAGCCGCCTTCGCGGAGACCGTGCCGCCCCCGGTGGTCGCGGCCAACCGCAGCCTGCTGGCCGCGCTGGTCGCCACGAACCTCCTCGGGCAGAACACCACGGCCATCGCCACCACCGAAGCGCAATACGGCGAGATGTGGGCCCAGGACACCGGGGCAATGCAGAGTTACGCGAGCACCTCGGCGTCGGCCACCACACTGGCCCCCTTCGATTCGCCCTCACCGAGCACCCGCACGGACGGGCCCGCGGACCAAGCCGCCGCGGTCGCCCAGGCCACCGGCAGCACCGCGGGCGACGCGCAGCGCGGCGTCTCGTCGGCTCAGCAGGCCTTCTCCGCGGTTCCCAACGCGCTGATCAACCTGGCGAGCCCACAAGACGCCTTCGGATTCGGGGGCCGGGACCTACTGGGCCTGCTGGCGGACCTGAGTGCGGTTTTTCTCGATCCGGAAATCGGGGCGGCGGGCTTTGCGGCCGACACCTCACTGGGCACCACGGCCCTTCCCTACGACGTCGGCGGGTATTGGACCGGTGTGCACACCGACGACATCGTCAGCGGCTGGGCGGGCGTGCAACCGTGGCCGGGCAACGCACCGGCGCCGCCGACGAGTTTTCCGATCATCAACGAACCCGCCTCGACAGTCTCCGGGCAGTTCCGCCACGCCCCATCGGTCGGGCGGTTGTCGGTGCCGCCGGCATGGGTGTCCGCCGCCCCCGAGCTGCGTGCGATGGCGACGGCGCTGCCGGCCGCGACCGTCGGCGCCGCCGCGCAAGCCACCGGCTCCAGCGCGGGCAGCCTGTTCAGCCAGATGGCCCTGGCGAGCATGGCCGGGCGCGCAATGGCCGGAACCACCGGCGGAGGTGGCGCAAGATTCCAGGAGCGCATCGGGATGGCCGCGCCCAAGGCAAAGGACGCGCCGCCGGCCGAGCCGGTCGACGTGCCACCGACACCAATGGGCGGCCCGATCACCAGCATCGCCGCCGAGCTACGCGAGCTCGCCTCGCTGCGGGACGCGGGGATTCTCACTCAAGACGAATTCGTCGAGCAGAAACAGCGGCTGCTGCCGCGTGATCCCTAA
- a CDS encoding FHA domain-containing protein FhaB/FipA, which produces MQGLVLQLTRAGFLMLLWVFIWSVLRILKTDIYAPTGAVMVRRGLVLRGTLLPSRQRGHAARYLVVTEGALAGARITLSGQPVLIGRADDSTLVLTDDYASTRHARLSQRGSEWYVEDLGSTNGTYLDRAKVTTAVRVPIGAPIRIGKTAIELRP; this is translated from the coding sequence ATGCAGGGACTGGTACTGCAGCTGACGCGTGCCGGATTTTTAATGCTGTTATGGGTGTTCATCTGGTCCGTCCTCCGGATCTTGAAGACTGACATCTACGCACCGACCGGTGCGGTCATGGTGCGCCGCGGTTTGGTGTTGCGCGGCACGTTGCTGCCATCCCGCCAGCGCGGCCATGCCGCCCGCTATCTGGTGGTGACCGAAGGAGCGCTGGCAGGTGCACGCATCACGCTCAGCGGGCAGCCGGTGTTGATCGGACGTGCGGACGACTCGACGCTGGTACTGACCGATGACTACGCCTCGACGCGGCACGCCCGGCTGTCTCAGCGCGGCTCGGAATGGTACGTCGAGGATCTAGGATCGACCAACGGCACTTACCTTGACAGGGCGAAGGTGACCACTGCGGTACGAGTTCCAATCGGAGCGCCGATTCGGATCGGCAAGACGGCAATCGAGTTGCGCCCGTGA
- a CDS encoding helix-turn-helix domain-containing protein, which yields MSRESAGAAIRALRESRDWSLAELAAATGVSIMGLSYLERGARKAHKSTVQKVENGLGLPPGTYSRLLVAADPDAELARLIAAQHPETMSQPRAGAVVVDRHSDTEVLEGYAEAQLDALKSVIDRLPATTSNEYETYILSVIAQCVKAEMLAASSWRVAVNAGADSTDRLMEHLQALEETRSALLKRMPTSLSARFDRACAQSSLPDAIIAALLGVSSDEMWDIRNRGVIPAGVLPRVRAFTDAVGSARQDGTDQGDGEGDR from the coding sequence GTGAGCCGTGAATCGGCAGGTGCGGCTATCCGGGCGCTGCGCGAGTCGCGCGACTGGTCCCTAGCGGAGCTTGCTGCCGCGACCGGCGTCAGCATCATGGGATTGAGCTATCTGGAGCGCGGCGCCCGCAAGGCCCACAAAAGCACAGTTCAGAAGGTTGAAAACGGCCTGGGCCTGCCGCCCGGCACGTATTCGCGATTGTTGGTGGCCGCCGATCCGGATGCCGAGCTGGCCCGATTGATCGCCGCGCAGCACCCCGAAACCATGTCTCAGCCGCGGGCCGGAGCGGTGGTTGTCGACCGCCACAGCGACACCGAAGTGCTGGAAGGCTATGCCGAAGCCCAGCTCGATGCGCTCAAATCCGTCATCGATCGACTGCCGGCGACGACATCAAACGAATATGAGACGTATATTCTCTCTGTGATCGCGCAGTGCGTGAAGGCCGAGATGCTCGCCGCCAGCTCATGGCGGGTGGCCGTGAACGCCGGCGCGGACTCCACCGACCGGCTGATGGAGCATCTGCAAGCCCTCGAGGAAACGCGCAGCGCGCTGCTGAAGCGGATGCCGACCAGTTTGAGCGCGCGGTTCGACCGGGCCTGCGCGCAGTCGTCACTGCCGGACGCGATCATCGCCGCGCTGCTCGGGGTGAGCAGTGACGAGATGTGGGACATCCGCAATCGCGGGGTGATCCCGGCCGGGGTACTCCCCCGCGTTCGCGCGTTCACCGACGCGGTGGGGTCGGCGCGTCAAGACGGCACCGACCAGGGTGACGGCGAGGGGGACCGATGA
- a CDS encoding pirin family protein, with amino-acid sequence MSNLETAPAEVACGASRVAGTEVLHPREVPLGGPRAIRVQRTLPQRQRSLIGAWCFIDHYGPVKARMDVPPHPHTGLQTVSWLFSGEVEHRDSAGVHAIVRPGELNLMTAGAGICHSEVSVESDAVLHGVQLWVALPDSDRASGRDFAHHVPDPISLPGALARVFLGELGGSRSPVHTFTPLLGAQIDLDANAELHLEVDPAFEHGVLCDAGTVAMNGTDLAIADLGYQGPGSTAVKLRNAGDRPARAVLLGGTPFTEELLMWWNFVGRTHDEIVGYRRQWEDADVRFGAVEGYRGSVTRLPAPPLPTARLRPRPTPHGPNGEETT; translated from the coding sequence GTGAGCAATCTCGAGACCGCGCCGGCCGAAGTCGCCTGCGGCGCTTCGCGGGTTGCGGGGACCGAGGTGCTGCACCCGCGAGAGGTACCGCTGGGTGGTCCGCGCGCCATCCGGGTGCAACGCACTCTTCCGCAACGGCAGCGCTCGTTGATCGGAGCGTGGTGCTTCATCGACCACTACGGCCCCGTCAAAGCGCGTATGGATGTTCCCCCTCATCCGCATACGGGACTACAGACGGTCAGCTGGCTGTTCAGTGGAGAAGTGGAACACCGCGACAGCGCAGGAGTGCACGCCATCGTCCGGCCGGGTGAGTTGAATCTGATGACCGCCGGCGCAGGGATTTGTCATTCCGAGGTTTCGGTCGAGTCGGATGCCGTTTTGCACGGCGTGCAGCTGTGGGTCGCCCTGCCCGATTCCGATCGCGCTAGCGGACGCGACTTCGCCCACCATGTGCCCGACCCCATCTCGCTTCCCGGCGCGCTGGCGCGAGTGTTCTTGGGTGAGCTCGGCGGCAGCCGGTCCCCAGTGCACACATTCACCCCGCTGCTCGGCGCCCAGATCGATCTCGACGCGAACGCCGAGCTGCATCTCGAGGTCGATCCGGCGTTCGAGCACGGCGTGCTCTGCGATGCGGGCACCGTGGCGATGAACGGCACAGATCTGGCGATCGCCGACCTCGGCTACCAAGGCCCGGGCAGCACCGCGGTCAAGCTACGCAATGCTGGGGATCGACCGGCGCGGGCGGTGCTGTTGGGGGGTACCCCGTTCACCGAAGAGCTGCTGATGTGGTGGAACTTCGTCGGGCGTACCCACGACGAGATCGTCGGCTATCGCCGGCAATGGGAAGACGCCGACGTGCGTTTCGGCGCCGTCGAGGGCTACCGGGGCTCAGTCACCCGACTGCCGGCCCCGCCGCTGCCGACCGCTCGGTTGCGGCCACGACCAACACCGCACGGACCGAATGGAGAGGAAACCACATGA
- a CDS encoding DUF4226 domain-containing protein — protein sequence MSEQTGPSLAAIQARQSAMASQHDSVAEADRALMEVLASAHAATRESIRRLDAIADEIERAVPQHNSPALDTSMGAREFQKFLVAKQREIAAVVADARALDRAKTAVLESLRGEYGVSAD from the coding sequence ATGTCGGAACAGACGGGCCCTTCGTTAGCCGCCATTCAGGCGCGGCAGTCGGCGATGGCGAGTCAGCATGACTCGGTCGCCGAGGCAGACCGTGCGCTGATGGAAGTGCTCGCCAGCGCGCACGCCGCGACGCGGGAGAGCATCAGGCGTCTGGATGCGATCGCCGACGAGATCGAGCGCGCGGTTCCACAGCACAACAGCCCGGCCCTCGATACGTCCATGGGCGCGAGGGAGTTTCAGAAGTTTCTGGTTGCAAAACAACGTGAGATCGCGGCGGTGGTAGCGGATGCGCGCGCGCTCGATCGCGCGAAAACGGCTGTGCTGGAAAGCTTGCGGGGCGAGTACGGCGTATCGGCGGACTAG
- a CDS encoding PP2C family protein-serine/threonine phosphatase, with protein MTLVLRYAARSDRGLVRANNEDSVYAGARLLALADGMGGHAAGEVASQLVIAALAHLDDDEPGGDLLAKLDTAVRAGNSAIAAQVEMEPDLEGMGTTLTAILFAGNRLGLVHIGDSRGYLFRDGELAQITKDDTFVQTLVDEGRITKEEAHSHPQRSLIMRALTGHEVEPTLTMREARAGDRYLLCSDGLSDPVSDETIAEALQIPDVAESAYRLIELALRGGGPDNVTVVVADVVDYDYGQTQPILAGAVSGEEDQLTLPNTSAGRASAIGARKEAAKRVVPQEEPVPRPRFAWRRTFIVATLVVLLALTGLAIGRAIIRSNYYVAEYNGMVSIMRGIQGSLLGMSLHEPYLVGCLNARNDLSIIGFSQSGGHLDCRLMQLQDLRPAARAQVLAGLPAGTLDEAESQLKELSANNLLPPCPPPRATSPPAPPSPATSATTPPSATAPPAPSSGTPPTSTPASPSPASTTPAAPATTSPTTPPQTVTTLPPLPPQPGIDCRAAA; from the coding sequence GTGACCCTGGTCCTGCGATATGCCGCCCGCAGCGATCGCGGCCTGGTACGCGCCAATAACGAAGACTCGGTCTATGCCGGCGCTCGACTTCTGGCCCTGGCCGACGGCATGGGCGGCCACGCGGCCGGCGAGGTGGCGTCCCAGTTGGTGATCGCCGCGTTGGCTCACCTCGACGACGACGAACCCGGTGGCGACTTGCTCGCCAAGCTCGATACGGCGGTGCGTGCCGGCAATTCGGCCATCGCCGCACAGGTGGAGATGGAGCCCGACCTCGAAGGGATGGGCACCACGCTGACCGCAATCCTGTTCGCGGGCAACCGTCTTGGATTGGTGCACATCGGGGACTCGCGCGGGTACCTCTTCCGCGACGGCGAGCTGGCCCAGATCACCAAGGACGACACCTTCGTCCAAACCCTGGTCGACGAGGGGCGCATCACCAAGGAGGAGGCGCACAGCCACCCGCAGCGGTCGCTGATCATGCGGGCGCTGACCGGCCACGAGGTCGAGCCCACTTTGACCATGCGCGAAGCACGTGCGGGTGATCGCTACCTGCTCTGCTCGGACGGGCTGTCCGATCCGGTCAGCGACGAGACGATCGCCGAGGCTCTGCAGATTCCCGACGTTGCCGAAAGCGCTTACCGTCTCATCGAATTGGCGTTGCGCGGCGGCGGTCCCGACAACGTGACGGTCGTGGTCGCCGACGTCGTCGACTACGACTACGGCCAGACCCAGCCGATTCTCGCCGGCGCGGTATCCGGTGAAGAAGACCAGCTGACGTTGCCCAACACCTCGGCAGGCCGGGCTTCTGCCATCGGCGCACGTAAAGAAGCCGCCAAACGTGTTGTGCCACAAGAGGAGCCGGTCCCGCGTCCCCGCTTCGCATGGCGGCGGACGTTTATCGTCGCCACCCTAGTGGTTCTGCTGGCACTCACCGGCCTGGCCATCGGGCGGGCCATCATCCGGAGCAACTATTACGTCGCCGAATACAACGGCATGGTGTCGATCATGCGGGGAATTCAGGGCTCGCTGCTGGGCATGTCTCTGCACGAACCCTATTTGGTGGGCTGTCTCAACGCACGCAACGACTTGTCGATCATCGGCTTCAGCCAATCCGGTGGCCACCTCGACTGCCGGCTCATGCAATTGCAGGATCTGCGGCCTGCCGCACGCGCACAAGTGTTGGCCGGGCTTCCGGCCGGGACTCTCGACGAGGCCGAATCCCAGCTGAAGGAATTGTCGGCCAACAACCTCCTGCCGCCCTGCCCGCCACCCCGAGCGACCTCGCCCCCGGCTCCACCGAGCCCGGCGACCAGCGCGACGACACCGCCGAGCGCCACCGCGCCCCCCGCCCCTTCCAGCGGCACCCCACCCACCAGCACGCCGGCAAGCCCCAGCCCCGCCAGCACCACTCCAGCAGCGCCCGCGACCACGTCGCCCACGACTCCTCCCCAGACGGTGACTACGCTCCCGCCACTCCCACCTCAGCCGGGCATCGACTGCCGGGCGGCTGCATGA
- a CDS encoding WhiB family transcriptional regulator: protein MGHPCATDPELWFGYPDDDSGDGAAKARAYERSATEARIQCLRRCPLAQQRRCAQYAIAHREEYGVWAGVKLPGGQYRKRDQLADAHDILRRIADGEINSRQLPENAALLARSQHQSIPMPAVVLHLPIAQVGPRSAA, encoded by the coding sequence ATGGGCCACCCCTGCGCAACCGACCCGGAACTGTGGTTCGGCTACCCCGATGACGACAGTGGTGACGGCGCGGCCAAGGCGCGTGCCTATGAGCGGTCGGCCACCGAGGCGCGGATCCAGTGCCTGCGTCGCTGCCCGTTGGCACAGCAACGGCGGTGCGCTCAGTACGCCATCGCGCATCGGGAGGAGTACGGCGTGTGGGCCGGCGTCAAACTTCCCGGAGGCCAGTACCGAAAGCGCGACCAGCTGGCTGACGCCCACGACATCCTGCGGCGCATTGCCGACGGCGAGATCAACTCCCGTCAGCTGCCCGAGAACGCGGCGTTGCTGGCACGCAGCCAGCACCAGAGCATCCCGATGCCCGCCGTGGTGCTGCACCTCCCGATCGCACAGGTGGGTCCGCGTTCAGCCGCCTGA
- a CDS encoding GNAT family N-acetyltransferase — protein sequence MTTDKTGAETTVAEGHQTYTIAVEGKTVGHADFADRGDQRVFYHTVVDPEFGGRGLATILLEEALNKARESGKRIVPVCSMVETVLKKHPEFNEHTDPVTAEVRGWALTRPSS from the coding sequence ATGACAACCGATAAGACCGGCGCAGAAACCACGGTCGCCGAGGGGCATCAGACGTACACCATCGCCGTCGAGGGCAAGACCGTCGGCCACGCCGACTTCGCCGACCGGGGCGATCAGCGGGTTTTCTACCACACCGTCGTCGATCCCGAATTCGGCGGACGAGGCCTGGCGACCATCCTCCTCGAGGAGGCGCTGAACAAAGCGCGGGAATCCGGCAAACGGATCGTGCCGGTGTGCTCGATGGTCGAAACGGTGCTCAAGAAGCATCCCGAATTCAACGAGCACACCGACCCCGTCACCGCCGAGGTCAGGGGCTGGGCGCTGACCCGGCCGAGCAGCTGA
- a CDS encoding C40 family peptidase, which produces MTESDIEALSRAHQLFAGATRPPPLDAPVVPTLTLNSIVEQDNYRSAVSRSHQLLRAAARTDAAAAGVIAGAHRDRAQARALTKNVLDEARADAAATPITPMAQREAMRRRAARLRAQRAHVLTARLRARRHSAALRALRYRILHHRGLRLPAPSSRAGIAVRAALSRLGRPYVWGATGPDQFDCSGLVQWSYAQAGIHLDRTTYQQINDGIPVPRSQVRPGDLVFPHTGHVQMAIGDNLVVEAPYSGASVRISRLGSYVAIRRPL; this is translated from the coding sequence ATGACCGAAAGCGATATCGAGGCGTTGAGCCGCGCGCATCAGTTGTTCGCCGGGGCTACTCGGCCGCCGCCGCTGGATGCACCTGTCGTGCCGACCCTGACGCTGAATAGCATTGTGGAACAAGATAATTACCGGTCCGCAGTGAGCCGCAGCCACCAACTGCTGCGCGCGGCGGCCCGCACGGACGCCGCGGCCGCGGGCGTCATCGCCGGCGCTCACCGCGACCGGGCGCAGGCCCGTGCGCTGACCAAGAACGTTCTCGACGAGGCCCGTGCCGATGCCGCCGCCACCCCGATCACGCCAATGGCCCAGCGCGAGGCCATGCGCCGTCGGGCCGCGAGGCTTCGCGCGCAGCGGGCACACGTATTGACCGCCCGGTTGCGCGCCCGACGGCATTCGGCGGCGCTGCGGGCACTGCGCTACCGCATACTGCACCATCGCGGACTGCGGCTGCCCGCGCCGAGCAGTCGCGCCGGAATTGCGGTGCGCGCGGCGCTATCTCGACTGGGCCGCCCCTATGTGTGGGGTGCGACCGGCCCCGATCAGTTCGACTGCTCGGGACTGGTTCAGTGGTCGTATGCGCAGGCAGGTATTCATCTGGACCGCACCACGTACCAGCAGATCAACGACGGAATTCCAGTGCCCCGTTCGCAAGTGAGGCCCGGCGATCTGGTCTTTCCGCACACGGGGCACGTGCAGATGGCGATCGGCGACAACCTCGTCGTCGAGGCACCGTATTCGGGTGCCTCGGTGCGGATCAGCCGGCTGGGCAGTTACGTCGCGATTCGGCGGCCGCTATGA
- a CDS encoding DUF3662 and FHA domain-containing protein codes for MGSQRGLAARIERKLESTVGDAFARMFGGSIVPQEVEALLRREAEDGLQPLGGNHLLAPNEYVITLGVHDFEKVGADPDLTSSGFGRYLADYIHEQGWETYGDVVVRFEQLPNLHTGQFRARGAVNPDVEPRPKVNEPAPPQSNQAFSAEPGVAPMTDNSSYRGQGQGRPGDEYYDERYGRPQDDPRAGQEPQGGPDPRAGYPPEQGGYPPQGGYQPPRPPEQGGYQDQRGGYPEQGGYPPQGGYPEQGGYPPQGGYPGQGGYQDQGRGYPDQGQGGYPPSYEQRPPAGGGYGGQGYDQGGQGYDQGGQGYDQGYRPGGGYGQPGGGQQPGAGQPGYGGGYGEYGRGPARPEEGGYAPPAAPEPQRPSYPEQGGGYDQGYQQGAPGYGGQQEYGGGDYTQYAENVPPGGYGPGAGAGYPETAHRDYEYGQPGEYGQQGGEYGQQADYGQQAGGGYGGYGQGGYGSAGAAVTLQLDDGSGRTYQLRDGSNIVGRGQDAQFRLPDTGVSRRHLEIRWDGQVALLSDLNSTNGTTVNNAPVQEWQLADGDVIRLGHSEIIVRIH; via the coding sequence ATGGGTAGCCAAAGGGGGCTGGCTGCCCGGATCGAGCGCAAGCTCGAGTCGACCGTCGGCGATGCATTTGCCCGAATGTTCGGGGGATCGATTGTCCCCCAAGAGGTTGAGGCGTTACTGCGCCGTGAAGCCGAGGACGGCCTGCAGCCGCTTGGCGGAAACCACCTTTTGGCGCCCAACGAATACGTCATTACCCTCGGTGTGCACGACTTCGAGAAGGTGGGCGCCGATCCGGATCTGACGTCGAGTGGTTTCGGTAGATACCTGGCCGACTACATCCATGAACAGGGGTGGGAAACGTATGGTGATGTCGTCGTTCGGTTCGAGCAGCTGCCGAACCTGCATACCGGACAGTTTCGCGCCCGCGGCGCTGTCAACCCCGATGTCGAGCCCCGCCCGAAGGTCAATGAACCCGCCCCGCCACAATCAAATCAGGCGTTCAGCGCAGAACCAGGAGTAGCACCAATGACTGACAACTCGAGCTACCGCGGTCAGGGGCAGGGGCGTCCCGGCGACGAGTATTACGACGAGCGTTACGGACGTCCGCAGGACGACCCACGTGCCGGCCAGGAGCCGCAAGGCGGACCCGACCCTCGCGCGGGGTACCCGCCGGAGCAGGGCGGCTACCCACCCCAGGGCGGATACCAGCCGCCTCGCCCTCCCGAGCAGGGCGGCTACCAAGATCAGCGCGGCGGCTACCCCGAACAGGGCGGCTACCCGCCGCAGGGTGGCTACCCCGAACAGGGCGGCTACCCGCCGCAGGGTGGCTACCCGGGCCAGGGCGGCTACCAAGATCAGGGTCGCGGCTACCCCGACCAGGGTCAGGGCGGCTACCCGCCGTCATATGAGCAACGTCCGCCCGCCGGTGGCGGCTATGGCGGTCAGGGCTACGACCAGGGCGGCCAGGGCTACGACCAGGGCGGGCAAGGTTACGACCAGGGCTACCGCCCGGGCGGCGGCTATGGCCAACCCGGCGGCGGGCAGCAGCCCGGCGCCGGCCAGCCGGGCTACGGCGGCGGTTACGGCGAATACGGTCGCGGGCCCGCTCGTCCCGAAGAAGGCGGCTACGCACCCCCGGCCGCGCCCGAACCGCAGCGGCCGTCCTATCCCGAGCAGGGTGGCGGATACGACCAGGGTTATCAGCAAGGCGCCCCGGGCTACGGCGGCCAGCAGGAGTATGGCGGCGGGGACTACACCCAGTACGCGGAGAACGTCCCGCCCGGCGGGTACGGCCCGGGGGCCGGTGCCGGATACCCCGAGACCGCCCACCGCGACTACGAATACGGACAGCCGGGCGAGTACGGCCAACAAGGCGGCGAGTACGGCCAACAGGCCGACTATGGCCAGCAGGCCGGCGGCGGCTACGGCGGCTACGGGCAGGGCGGTTATGGGTCCGCCGGAGCGGCGGTCACGCTGCAGCTCGACGACGGCAGCGGCCGGACGTACCAGCTGCGCGACGGCTCCAACATCGTCGGTCGCGGACAAGACGCCCAATTCCGGTTGCCCGACACCGGTGTGTCACGGCGCCACCTGGAAATCCGCTGGGATGGACAGGTCGCGCTGCTGTCCGACCTCAACTCCACGAACGGCACGACGGTGAACAATGCGCCGGTACAGGAGTGGCAGTTGGCCGATGGCGACGTGATCCGTTTGGGCCACTCGGAGATCATCGTTCGGATCCACTGA
- a CDS encoding SCO6745 family protein: MRRKSELARRFYDRFEPVHAVTYFAPEAREALDELGYRGFWMGYFAARSAPLGMASPELVTAIFHNFAPQRVAKALPAAWQIAGPEAALRARQESAVAALRRYGLKEDENVSTAAELAGKAARHAGVDGRPLFAANRALPWPDSPLAALWHATTLLREHRGDGHVAVLTAAGISGRECNVLHAAADRVPRDYIARTRDYDDSEWRHREQRLAERGLLYDDGSLTAAGAELKDHVESSTDALGLSALDALSDDEVEALFQALTPITRAVVEGGDVLAVTPMALRRTELHDASAHLA, translated from the coding sequence GTGCGCAGAAAATCGGAGCTGGCGCGACGCTTCTACGATCGATTCGAGCCCGTGCACGCGGTGACATATTTCGCGCCGGAGGCGCGGGAGGCCCTCGACGAGTTGGGGTACCGAGGATTCTGGATGGGCTACTTCGCGGCCCGGTCCGCCCCGCTGGGCATGGCGTCGCCGGAACTGGTGACCGCGATCTTTCACAACTTCGCCCCCCAACGTGTCGCCAAGGCCTTGCCGGCGGCATGGCAGATCGCCGGTCCGGAAGCCGCGTTGCGCGCTCGGCAGGAGTCAGCGGTCGCGGCGCTGCGCCGCTACGGCCTGAAAGAAGACGAAAACGTCAGTACCGCAGCAGAATTGGCAGGAAAGGCAGCACGTCATGCGGGCGTAGACGGGCGACCCTTGTTCGCCGCCAACCGCGCGCTGCCGTGGCCGGACAGTCCGCTGGCCGCGCTGTGGCATGCCACCACGCTGCTACGCGAGCACCGCGGCGACGGCCATGTGGCGGTTTTGACCGCCGCCGGCATCTCGGGCCGGGAGTGCAACGTGTTGCACGCCGCGGCGGACCGCGTCCCGCGCGATTACATCGCCCGCACCCGCGACTACGACGACAGCGAATGGCGTCACCGCGAACAACGGCTGGCCGAGCGCGGCCTGCTTTACGACGACGGCTCGCTCACCGCGGCGGGCGCCGAACTCAAGGACCACGTCGAATCGAGCACCGACGCGCTCGGGCTGTCGGCGCTCGACGCACTGAGCGACGACGAGGTGGAGGCGCTGTTCCAAGCGCTCACGCCGATTACGCGGGCGGTGGTCGAGGGCGGCGACGTGCTAGCCGTCACTCCAATGGCATTGCGCCGCACGGAATTACACGACGCCAGCGCTCACTTGGCCTAG